The Tubulanus polymorphus chromosome 1, tnTubPoly1.2, whole genome shotgun sequence genome contains a region encoding:
- the LOC141907059 gene encoding periodic tryptophan protein 1 homolog gives MSENIIPCLTWVKSGVAKSNPEKVHLTAEELKRIIEETKANLEGIEIADDDVSSMSEDELDEHKTNIGRKRKKKTASRPNGDDAEVENNTEADNEEKDELEADDDDDTNNVIEAYGFDDYDDEIDDNEAMDNFAGSAYYEDNADDPYITLKDEDSDEEDFVIKPTDNMILVPRVKTEQCLMEVYVYNDSDGALYVHHDFMLTSFPLAIEWMNYNPDGSPGGNFVAVGTMEPVIDIWDIDLVDSVEPTCVLGEKKQLKKKKKKTGVVGGHTDAVLALSWNSHARNVLASGSADETIALWDLSQRNVVKTIHKHTDKVQALKWHPLEAQTLLSGGFDKIVNLYDCRSPDDSNKSWTLQGEVENITWNPFSPYNFLASTDGGFVYLLDVRTDKTLFTLSAHTSPCTGISLSSRVPGLLVTSSTDGTMKIWDILDDKPKMIREKPLGQGQLMCCACCPDAPYVFALGGSKDLAVLDIRESADVKKHFQNRTELTPDSQTQTTSSVSEFSTLDLNSKSSTGTKSDTASSTSSSVSAASYKRPNKKKKKKPGK, from the exons ATGTCTGAAAATATAATCCCCTGTCTCACCTGGGTGAAATCAGGTGTTGCCAAATCAAACCCTGAAAAG GTGCATTTGACTGCTGAAGAACTCAAGCGCATCAtagaagaaacaaaagcaaaTCTTGA AGGAATAGAAATTGCCGATGATGATGTATCATCGATGTCTGAGGATGAACTGGATGAACATAAAACGAACATTGGtcgaaagagaaaaaaaaagacaGCTAGTAGGCCTAATGGTGATGATGCTGAAGTCGAAAATAACACTGAAGCAGATAATGAGGAAAAAGATGAGCTTGaagctgatgatgatgacgacacGAACAATGTCATAGAAGCTTATGGTTTTGATGATTACGAcgatgaaattgatgataatg AGGCAATGGATAATTTTGCTGGTTCGGCTTACTATGAAGATAACGCAGATGATCCTTACATAACTTTGAAAGATGAA gaCAGCGACGAGGAAGATTTTGTCATAAAACCAACAGATAACATGATTCTTGTTCCTCGAGTAAAAACGGAACAATGTTTAATGGAAGTTTATG TATACAATGACTCTGATGGTGCTTTATATGTTCACCATGATTTTATGCTTACGTCTTTCCCACTCGCTATTGAATGGATGAATTATAACCCGGATGGCAGTCCTGGTG GCAATTTTGTGGCAGTTGGGACAATGGAACCTGTGATAGACATTTGGGATATTGATCTTGTTGATAGTGTAGAACCtacatgtgtattaggtgaaaaaaaacaacttaagaagaaaaagaag AAAACTGGTGTTGTTGGTGGTCACACAGATGCTGTTCTAGCGTTGTCATGGAATTCACATGCAAG GAATGTGCTAGCTAGTGGTTCAGCTGATGAAACAATTGCTTTGTGGGATCTAAGTCAAAGAAATGTTGTGAAAACGATCCACAAACACACAGATAAG GTGCAAGCTTTAAAATGGCATCCATTGGAGGCACAGACTTTGCTGAGTGGTGGTTTTGATAA AATAGTGAATTTATATGATTGCCGGAGTCCGGATGATAGCAACAAGTCATGGACGCTTCAAGGAGAAGTGGAGAACATAACCTGGAATCCTTTTTCGCCGTACAACTTTTTG gcaTCAACCGATGGTGGTTTTGTTTATCTGTTAGATGTAAGGACAGATAAGACACTATTCACTTTAAGCGCTCACACAAGTCCTTGTACAG GAATTAGTCTTAGTAGTCGAGTGCCTGGATTACTAGTGACGTCTTCTACTGATGGTACCATGAAAATATGGGATATTTTGGACGACAAACCAAAAATGATTCGAGAAAAGCCCTTAGGACAG GGTCAACTGATGTGCTGTGCTTGTTGCCCAGATGCTCCATATGTATTCGCTCTCGGAGGCAGTAAAGACTTGGCAGTTTTAGATATTCGAGAATCTGCAGATG TgaagaaacattttcaaaatcgaacTGAATTGACACCAGATAGTCAGACTCAAACGACAAGTAGCGTTTCTGAATTTTCAACACTCGATCTTAATTCAAAATCTTCTACGGGAACTAAATCTGATACAGCATCGTCAACGTCATCATCAGTCTCAGCTGCCTCTTATAAAAGACCCaataagaaaaagaagaagaaaCCTGGAAAATGA